In Microbacterium sp. AB, a single genomic region encodes these proteins:
- a CDS encoding SPFH domain-containing protein, whose amino-acid sequence MDDSNITGTVLTWILVAAVVILVVTILIRAIRIVPQSDSVIVERLGKYHRTLFGGPHLIVPFVDRARTNVDLREQVVSFPPQQVITEDNLSVAVDTVVYFRVTDPRAAVYEIANYLGAVEQLTITTLRNVVGSLNLEEALVSRDVINGKLSAVLDEATGQWGIKVGRVELKAIDPPATLQDAMEKQMRAERDRRAAILTAEGQKQSQILVAEGSRQAAILQAEGEREAQVLRAEGESQAITTVFGAIHAGDPDEKLLAYQYLQTLPKIAEGEASKLWIIPSELTEALKGITNGFAGRIPGLGGPTPPPQA is encoded by the coding sequence GTCATCCTCGTCGTCACGATCCTGATCCGGGCGATCCGCATCGTGCCCCAGAGCGACTCGGTCATCGTCGAGCGCCTGGGCAAGTACCACCGCACCCTCTTCGGCGGACCGCATCTGATCGTCCCGTTCGTCGACCGTGCCCGGACGAACGTCGACCTGCGCGAGCAGGTCGTGTCGTTCCCGCCCCAGCAGGTGATCACGGAGGACAACCTCTCGGTCGCCGTGGACACCGTCGTCTACTTCCGCGTGACCGACCCCCGCGCGGCGGTCTACGAGATCGCGAACTACCTCGGCGCGGTCGAGCAGCTCACGATCACGACGTTGCGGAACGTCGTCGGCAGCCTGAACCTCGAGGAGGCGCTCGTCAGCCGAGACGTCATCAACGGCAAGCTCAGCGCCGTGCTCGACGAGGCGACGGGCCAGTGGGGCATCAAGGTCGGCCGCGTCGAGCTCAAGGCGATCGATCCGCCCGCGACGCTGCAGGACGCGATGGAGAAGCAGATGCGCGCCGAGCGCGACCGCCGTGCCGCGATCCTCACGGCGGAAGGCCAGAAGCAGTCGCAGATCCTGGTCGCCGAGGGCTCGCGCCAGGCGGCGATCCTCCAGGCCGAGGGCGAGCGGGAGGCGCAGGTGCTGCGCGCCGAGGGCGAGTCGCAGGCCATCACGACCGTCTTCGGGGCCATCCATGCGGGCGACCCGGACGAGAAGCTCCTCGCGTATCAGTACCTGCAGACGCTTCCCAAGATCGCCGAGGGCGAGGCGAGCAAGCTGTGGATCATCCCGAGCGAGCTGACCGAGGCGCTCAAGGGGATCACGAACGGGTTCGCCGGACGGATCCCCGGCCTCGGGGGTCCGACCCCTCCCCCGCAGGCGTGA